The Nocardioides humi genome includes a region encoding these proteins:
- a CDS encoding alpha/beta hydrolase gives MSENIDIKTLNGYGTTLAAVINLPPDFDASRTYPAVVVSHPGGGVKEQTAGLYAGMLAELGFVTVAYDASFQGASTGEPRQLENPYIRTEDVSAVVDHLTTLDYVDSDRIGAMGICAGAGYTANAAIDDPRIKAVGTVSMVNIGQMFRNGWTNDVKDADAAPVLKMGADARTADAAGKDNPFPLAPMKEEDAPNEELRQAWEYYHTPRCEHPNAPGYMTARSLSQIIAYDAFHKAEAFLTQPLLLIAGSEAGSKWMSDDLYERAASTDKSFHVVEGANHMELYDGEKEVAEAVSKLGPFFTDKL, from the coding sequence ATGAGTGAGAACATCGACATCAAGACCCTGAACGGCTACGGAACGACGCTGGCGGCCGTGATCAACCTCCCGCCGGACTTCGACGCATCGAGGACCTACCCGGCCGTCGTCGTCTCCCATCCCGGCGGCGGCGTGAAGGAGCAGACCGCGGGTCTGTACGCGGGCATGCTGGCGGAGCTCGGGTTCGTCACGGTCGCCTATGACGCGTCGTTCCAGGGCGCGAGCACGGGCGAGCCGCGTCAGCTGGAGAACCCCTACATCCGCACCGAGGACGTGTCCGCGGTCGTGGACCACCTGACCACGCTCGACTACGTCGACAGCGACCGGATCGGCGCGATGGGCATCTGCGCCGGCGCCGGCTACACGGCCAACGCCGCGATCGACGACCCCCGCATCAAGGCTGTGGGAACCGTCAGCATGGTCAACATCGGCCAGATGTTCCGCAACGGCTGGACCAACGACGTCAAGGATGCCGACGCGGCTCCGGTCCTGAAGATGGGCGCGGACGCGCGCACCGCCGATGCCGCGGGGAAGGACAACCCGTTCCCGCTGGCGCCGATGAAGGAGGAGGACGCCCCGAACGAGGAGCTCCGCCAGGCGTGGGAGTACTACCACACGCCGCGCTGCGAGCACCCGAATGCCCCGGGCTACATGACCGCGCGCAGCCTGTCGCAGATCATCGCCTACGACGCCTTCCACAAGGCCGAGGCGTTCCTGACCCAGCCGCTGCTGTTGATCGCGGGCAGCGAGGCGGGGTCGAAGTGGATGAGCGACGACCTGTACGAGCGCGCCGCCAGCACGGACAAGTCGTTCCACGTCGTCGAGGGCGCGAACCACATGGAGCTCTACGACGGCGAGAAGGAGGTCGCCGAGGCCGTCAGCAAGCTCGGCCCCTTCTTCACCGACAAGCTCTGA
- a CDS encoding helix-turn-helix transcriptional regulator, which yields MSPKDERVRDFLSTRRAKITPDMAGLPTGSGVRRVPGLRREEVAILSGVSVDYYTRIEKGDLTGVSDEVLDAVARVLQMTDDETAYLYDLARAVRRPARARRRTRPSSILPQQAQLLIDSMSTTPVIAHNGCLDILAANPLGRALFSDIYDSPTRRSAVAPPNLASFVFLDPVAGEFYADLDDAADTTVRILRTQAASTPHDSRLTALVGELSTRSEDFRARWGAHDVGKHRAGSKTLHHREVGDLVLGFEELTLDSIPSITLSAYIAEPASATAERLQLLAALALTATPAQP from the coding sequence ATGAGTCCGAAGGACGAGCGCGTGCGGGACTTCCTGTCCACCCGCCGCGCGAAGATCACCCCGGACATGGCCGGGCTGCCCACAGGCAGCGGCGTCCGGCGCGTGCCCGGCCTGCGTCGCGAGGAGGTCGCGATCCTCTCCGGCGTCTCCGTCGACTACTACACCCGGATCGAGAAGGGCGACCTCACCGGCGTCTCCGACGAGGTCCTCGATGCCGTCGCCCGTGTCCTGCAGATGACCGACGACGAGACCGCCTACCTCTATGACCTCGCCCGCGCGGTCCGTCGGCCCGCCCGCGCCCGCAGACGGACCAGACCGTCGTCGATCCTTCCGCAGCAGGCGCAGCTGCTCATCGACTCCATGAGCACCACGCCGGTCATCGCGCACAACGGATGCCTGGACATCCTGGCCGCGAACCCGCTGGGCCGGGCACTGTTCTCCGACATCTACGACAGCCCGACCAGGAGATCCGCAGTCGCGCCGCCCAACCTGGCATCGTTCGTGTTCCTCGACCCCGTCGCCGGGGAGTTCTACGCCGACCTCGACGACGCCGCAGACACCACGGTGCGGATACTGCGCACCCAAGCCGCCTCCACCCCGCACGACTCACGTCTCACCGCCCTCGTCGGGGAGCTCTCCACCCGCAGCGAGGACTTCCGCGCCCGCTGGGGCGCCCACGACGTCGGCAAACATCGCGCCGGCAGCAAGACCCTCCATCACCGCGAGGTCGGCGACCTCGTCCTCGGGTTCGAGGAACTCACCCTCGACTCCATCCCGTCGATCACGCTGTCCGCCTACATTGCCGAGCCCGCCTCTGCGACCGCCGAACGGCTTCAGCTCCTCGCGGCTCTGGCCCTCACAGCGACCCCCGCACAGCCCTGA
- a CDS encoding patatin-like phospholipase family protein, whose product MSMTTSSPERALVLGGGGAVGNAWLIGVTAGLLDVGLDVTDADLIVGTSAGATTAAQITGAALPELYAAVLAAPPARPARPGPPGPGGRPGPAGAVADHLERTGRIIAAAQDAADMRRRMGTAALELDAASDGSRHAGWRAIVAARLPARQWPDRALLVTAVDAATGEPVVFDRASGVDLVDAVAASTSSGPPYRIGERRYIDGGYRRNENADLAAGHARVLVLSPFGGRTRHPLEWGMQLATQVEELRAQGSRVATVVPDSGAEHMFGANATDLSLRAPAARAGRDQARALAEQLAELWG is encoded by the coding sequence ATGAGCATGACGACTTCCTCACCTGAGCGCGCGCTGGTCCTCGGTGGCGGCGGCGCGGTCGGCAACGCGTGGCTGATCGGCGTGACGGCCGGCCTCCTCGACGTCGGCCTGGACGTGACCGACGCCGACCTGATCGTCGGGACCTCGGCCGGGGCGACGACCGCGGCCCAGATCACCGGCGCGGCGCTGCCCGAGCTGTACGCCGCCGTCCTCGCGGCTCCTCCCGCTCGTCCCGCTCGTCCCGGTCCGCCCGGTCCCGGCGGCCGACCCGGTCCTGCGGGAGCGGTGGCCGACCACCTCGAGCGGACCGGCCGCATCATCGCCGCCGCGCAGGACGCCGCCGACATGCGCCGCAGGATGGGTACGGCGGCACTCGAGCTGGACGCGGCCTCGGACGGCTCCCGGCACGCCGGGTGGCGCGCCATCGTCGCCGCCCGGCTGCCCGCTCGGCAGTGGCCGGACCGGGCGCTGCTCGTCACCGCGGTCGACGCCGCCACCGGTGAGCCGGTCGTCTTCGACCGCGCCAGCGGGGTCGACCTGGTCGACGCGGTCGCGGCGAGCACGTCCAGCGGGCCGCCGTACCGGATCGGCGAGCGCCGCTACATCGACGGCGGCTACCGGCGCAACGAGAACGCCGACCTGGCCGCCGGGCACGCCCGGGTGCTCGTGCTGTCACCGTTCGGCGGCCGGACCCGGCACCCGCTGGAGTGGGGCATGCAGCTCGCCACGCAGGTCGAGGAGCTCCGCGCGCAGGGCAGCAGGGTCGCGACCGTCGTCCCGGACAGCGGGGCCGAGCACATGTTCGGCGCGAACGCGACGGATCTGTCGCTGCGGGCGCCCGCGGCACGGGCCGGTCGCGACCAGGCCCGGGCCCTCGCCGAGCAGCTCGCCGAGCTCTGGGGCTGA